In one window of Frigoriglobus tundricola DNA:
- a CDS encoding sigma-54-dependent Fis family transcriptional regulator, whose translation MSSRSAPPAPAPHGAPGLVTSPVTERPGVLLSVAQAVAAHADLGALLRDLAAALSTHLPAGYLSFALIDPHSHTAKLQFLEPLAGSAPPKPADTPTELPAAESPTAHVWDTQRPLWLGAGARADGRFAVLRSAYAKQGVRSACFVPLTTPRRKLGAMGFTSYAPVAPVPGDVEFATMVGRLVALAVEGALTRQELQRANDRLAAEKLYLEEEIRTDRRTDDVVGTGSALRDVLRQVGVVAPTDSAVLITGETGTGKELIARAVHRQSHRHDRTFVKLNCAAIPTGLLESELFGHEKGAFTGAVERRLGRFELADGGTLFLDEVGDIPQELQPKLLRVLQEQEFERLGSAKTIKVNVRLVAATHRNLAKMVAEGKFRSDLYYRLHVFPVHLPALRERREDVPELVRHFVGLFARRFGKTIESVPTAAMAALERYAWPGNVRELEHLIERAVILTPGGALRVPLAELTGPQPDAPAPLPPAPSPVPPTLKESERDLIRRTLHECGWVVGGPSGAAARLGLKRTTLLSRMKNLGISRPSSSPVE comes from the coding sequence ATGAGTTCCCGCTCCGCTCCGCCCGCCCCCGCGCCGCACGGCGCGCCCGGTCTGGTCACGTCACCGGTGACCGAGCGGCCGGGGGTCCTCCTGTCCGTCGCGCAAGCGGTCGCTGCCCACGCCGACCTCGGCGCACTGCTCCGCGACCTGGCCGCCGCCCTCAGCACCCACCTCCCCGCCGGCTACCTGAGTTTCGCGCTCATCGACCCGCACTCTCACACTGCCAAGCTCCAGTTCCTCGAACCGCTCGCCGGGTCCGCGCCGCCGAAACCGGCCGACACGCCCACCGAACTGCCGGCCGCCGAGTCGCCCACCGCCCACGTGTGGGACACTCAACGCCCCTTGTGGCTGGGCGCCGGCGCGCGGGCCGACGGGCGGTTCGCGGTCCTTCGATCCGCGTACGCCAAGCAGGGCGTCCGCAGCGCGTGCTTCGTCCCGCTCACGACGCCGCGGCGGAAACTCGGCGCGATGGGGTTCACGAGCTACGCGCCCGTCGCACCGGTCCCGGGCGACGTCGAGTTCGCGACGATGGTCGGCCGGCTCGTCGCGCTCGCGGTGGAAGGCGCGCTGACCCGCCAGGAGCTCCAGCGGGCCAACGACCGCCTCGCGGCGGAGAAACTGTACCTGGAAGAAGAGATCCGCACCGACCGGCGAACGGACGATGTGGTCGGCACCGGTTCGGCGCTCCGGGACGTCCTCCGGCAGGTGGGCGTGGTCGCGCCGACCGACTCGGCCGTTCTCATCACCGGTGAGACCGGTACCGGCAAGGAGCTGATCGCCCGCGCCGTTCACCGCCAGAGCCACCGCCACGACCGCACGTTCGTGAAGCTCAACTGCGCCGCCATCCCGACGGGCCTGCTGGAGAGCGAGTTATTCGGCCACGAGAAGGGGGCGTTCACGGGCGCCGTCGAGCGCCGGCTCGGGCGCTTCGAACTGGCCGACGGCGGCACGCTGTTCCTCGACGAGGTCGGGGACATCCCGCAGGAGCTTCAGCCCAAACTGCTCCGGGTCCTTCAGGAACAGGAGTTCGAGCGGCTGGGCAGTGCGAAAACGATCAAGGTGAACGTGCGGCTGGTCGCCGCGACGCACCGCAACCTGGCGAAGATGGTCGCCGAGGGCAAGTTCCGATCGGACCTGTACTACCGGCTGCACGTGTTCCCGGTCCACTTGCCGGCGCTGCGCGAGCGGCGGGAGGACGTCCCCGAACTCGTCCGGCACTTCGTCGGACTCTTCGCCCGGCGGTTCGGCAAGACGATCGAATCCGTCCCGACCGCGGCAATGGCCGCACTGGAGCGGTACGCGTGGCCGGGCAACGTCCGCGAACTGGAACACCTCATCGAGCGAGCGGTGATCCTCACTCCCGGCGGCGCCCTGCGCGTACCCCTTGCGGAACTCACCGGCCCTCAACCCGACGCGCCCGCGCCCCTTCCCCCCGCACCCTCACCAGTCCCCCCCACACTGAAAGAGAGCGAGCGCGACCTGATCCGCCGCACGCTGCACGAATGCGGGTGGGTGGTCGGCGGACCGTCCGGCGCCGCCGCGCGCCTCGGCCTCAAGCGCACCACCCTCCTCTCGCGAATGAAAAATCTGGGCATCTCACGGCCGAGTTCCTCACCTGTCGAATAG
- a CDS encoding DUF1559 domain-containing protein: MPHSQDGRSRGFTLIELLVVIAIIAILIGLLLPAVQKVREAAARMKCQNNLKQMGLAGHNYESANGYLPPERGTVNVGGTYYSNDAGPQALILPYVEQGNKFNLFNLNYKTWNDTDVVTGKFTTGSNGLGINLAARVQDIPIYICPSDPSTTVRGANQANTKDLTYPEGRLNYLGCLGSTSQFTTAGPGAGVFCSGMFLSGSQLKGPTIVAITDGTSNTALFGEVMRTTDTWPHVSGIRTNTDIILDSSVGGGPDNDGRAIPSCASGNPWTSTISYTGLQFERDLWGTTFYTHTLPPNWNRKVPTGTQQYNCGNTSITQFHIAASSYHTGGVNLVMCDGSVRFVTDAVNFTNWQALGSKAGGEVISDTN; encoded by the coding sequence GTGCCGCACTCGCAGGACGGCCGCTCGCGCGGCTTCACGTTGATCGAGCTCCTCGTCGTGATCGCCATCATCGCGATCCTGATCGGCCTGTTGCTCCCGGCCGTGCAGAAGGTCCGCGAGGCCGCCGCACGCATGAAATGTCAGAACAACCTCAAGCAGATGGGGCTGGCGGGCCACAACTACGAGAGCGCCAACGGGTACCTCCCGCCGGAGCGGGGGACGGTGAACGTCGGCGGCACCTACTACTCAAACGACGCCGGCCCGCAGGCGCTCATCCTGCCGTACGTCGAACAGGGCAACAAATTCAACCTGTTCAATCTGAACTACAAGACGTGGAACGATACGGACGTGGTGACGGGCAAGTTCACCACCGGGTCCAACGGCTTGGGGATCAACCTCGCCGCCCGCGTTCAGGACATCCCCATTTACATCTGCCCGTCGGACCCGTCCACAACCGTTCGCGGCGCGAATCAGGCGAACACCAAGGACCTGACATACCCCGAGGGCCGGCTGAACTACCTCGGCTGCCTGGGATCGACCTCGCAGTTCACCACCGCCGGCCCGGGGGCCGGCGTCTTCTGCTCCGGCATGTTTTTGTCCGGCTCGCAGCTCAAGGGCCCGACCATCGTCGCCATCACCGACGGGACCAGCAACACCGCCCTTTTCGGTGAAGTCATGCGGACCACCGACACGTGGCCGCACGTGTCCGGCATCCGGACCAACACCGATATCATCCTCGACTCTTCGGTGGGCGGCGGCCCCGACAACGACGGCCGGGCCATCCCCTCGTGTGCGAGCGGGAACCCGTGGACCTCAACGATCTCGTACACCGGGCTCCAGTTCGAGCGCGACCTGTGGGGCACCACCTTCTACACGCACACGCTCCCGCCGAACTGGAACCGGAAGGTGCCGACCGGGACCCAGCAGTACAACTGCGGCAACACCAGTATCACCCAGTTCCATATCGCCGCGAGCAGTTACCACACGGGCGGGGTGAACCTGGTGATGTGCGACGGGTCGGTCCGGTTCGTGACCGACGCGGTCAATTTCACCAATTGGCAGGCCCTGGGCTCGAAGGCCGGTGGCGAAGTCATCTCGGACACGAACTGA